The Papaver somniferum cultivar HN1 unplaced genomic scaffold, ASM357369v1 unplaced-scaffold_18, whole genome shotgun sequence genome includes a window with the following:
- the LOC113337996 gene encoding uncharacterized protein LOC113337996, with protein MTQLCIFLKPSMLKKTNMLDVNPCSSLAIADTKLSKYEGEPLADASDYRSLVGALQYVTWTRPEICYAVNQVCQNMSNTTIVHHVAAKRILRYINNTLHFGIVIQQGLTALSSYLDFDWAGNPGDRRSTSGFCVFFGGSLIYWSSKKQSTVARSSTEVEYRSARASTKLDSNTLLSATSCKPPASVPSS; from the exons ATGACACAACTATGCATCTTTCTCAAACCAAGTATGTTGAAGAAGACCAACATGTTAGATGTCAATCCTTGCTCTTCTCTAGCCATTGCTGATACTAAATTGAGCAAATATGAGGGTGAACCTTTAGCTGATGCTTCTGATTATAGATCTCTTGTTGGAGCTCTTCAATATGTTACTTGGACTAGGCCAGAAATCTGCTATGCAGTAAATCAGGTTTGCCAAAACATGAGTAATACCACCATTGTTCACCATGTAGCTGCTAAAAGAATTCTTAGGTATATAAATAACACTCTTCATTTTGGTATTGTTATACAACAAGGTTTGACTGCCTTATCATCTTACCTTGATTTTGATTGGGCTGGTAATCCTGGTGATAGAAGATCTACCAGTGGTTTTTGTGTCTTCTTTGGAGGCAGTCTTATTTATTGGTCATCTAAAAAGCAGTCTACAGTTGCTAGGAGTTCAACAGAGGTTGAATACCG AAGTGCACGTGCCTCAACTAAGCTGGACAGCAACACACTTCTATCTGCTACTTCTTGCAAACCACCAGCTTCAGTACCCTCTAGCTAA